GACGCGGATAGTCGCGGTGACGCAAGGTTAACGTTTACGTAAATCTCAATTGGGAATTATAAGAGAGAATTCGGTTCGACGCTGAAATTTAGCACGATCGTTCTATTAAATCTTAGAGCAAATCACCTAATCGCACCCAGATCTTGTAAAACAAGACACTTTCAAGGCAATGTTCAGCTTGGGAATATGGCTGCCGGCCTGGGATGCAGGCGACGAAAAGGAAAGACAGAGGAGGGAAAAGCAGGCTGCAGTTCAAGCAAGGTACGGCCTACAGAACGCAGGCCGTGCGGTAATCGTTCACAACAATGACACGATGATCAAGGAAAAGACAAGCGCCGGTTCAAGCAGCTGGCTGCTTACTTGCGCTTCATGAAGAAAATGAATTCTCGGTTTTCTTCACTCTGTTCCAGCAAATCATTGCCGGTCTGCTTTGCGAATGCCTGGAAATCGCGCACTGAACCGGAGTCGGTAGCCAGCACACGCAGTACTTCTCCACTCAGCATGTCCGCCAACGCCTTCTTGGTTTTCAAAATCGGCAGTGGGCAGTGCAAACCGCGGGCGTCGAGTTCTTTATTAAATTCCATAACCACTTCGTAATGTAAAGATTTTTAACATTTGCTGCTATTTACTGATTCTACTCCAAACGATGCTGCGTTTGACGCATCGCAACATACCATCAATCATTTTTACAACAGCATGGCGAATAGCAAATATGTCTTTAATACAATCTTTCTGCGCATCTACATGCTAATATCCAACTGACAAG
The sequence above is a segment of the Collimonas sp. PA-H2 genome. Coding sequences within it:
- a CDS encoding sulfurtransferase TusA family protein: MEFNKELDARGLHCPLPILKTKKALADMLSGEVLRVLATDSGSVRDFQAFAKQTGNDLLEQSEENREFIFFMKRK